From the genome of Bacteroides sp. MSB163, one region includes:
- a CDS encoding glycosyl hydrolase family 28-related protein, whose protein sequence is MELNKIFLSGLTFLWVCSGNGYSADRQDGKFEPKLFQVTTAETRPNDAVLIRGEYLDKIKSIKVFTLDNGNVGNAEPAYVPLPVEDRLPDANGTNLRTGPLASYKAKTVDLLQQKEQSLKFIVPEDLKNGVFSVEMTDVNNEKAYFYLNVPIVRWALSEDGECAVAGDYLRVQGKNLLRDKDKAHAVLVPLKGGKNVRCKVTDFFDDFSVSVDIPDNTPLGTYYLYYHNGMGGKTAWSEPLRIDVVSKSPDWWGVKVFNVMDYGAVGDGVHNETAAFRAALHAAGQNGGGKVYVPRGRYMLTGELILSPNTLIEGESKELTHIFWNPLNWDLYELPNSLISGTHHFGLRNLVMWSSRAWGVIMSTGPVEEQGTILLENLIVRQTGQLSGMIYQVKSNRDQVEAEFHSRWSKTGIILRGKNLKVRNCVFNSAGMYTFYAAGGFVQNCRFERHTTGTNQPYMLVHPKGLIFEDCYKQGDGFGYASSIDESRNLYEARNYIPFDYTNDRECMTLDGGSGGYYGPVKSVEGNIITIPEDAETNQWTENHWNGGGVYIINGTGAGQFRRIRSHTLTKIELDQPFLVQPDATSEISVTTVRHHLYFINNEAVDVGAYQLYGSVQNCVISGMTMTRCNGIVGRGSLLYRGKQPEWYIDIVNCRLKEGNYSHWFGIDDRGHSGHQSINLIGSGGTGMSIGTVIRRNVLSEYSYIRTSPGANPDAVTDVIIEDNSFDIAKNAILLGGNATNTSGVLIHNNRYNEVDKRLETNVNKDSYLVIDDNL, encoded by the coding sequence ATGGAATTGAATAAAATATTTTTATCTGGATTGACCTTTCTATGGGTTTGTTCCGGCAACGGCTATTCTGCCGATAGGCAAGATGGTAAATTCGAACCTAAGTTGTTTCAGGTAACAACTGCAGAGACAAGACCGAATGATGCAGTACTTATCAGGGGTGAATATCTTGACAAGATAAAGTCGATAAAGGTTTTTACCCTCGACAATGGAAATGTCGGCAATGCCGAGCCTGCGTATGTCCCGCTCCCTGTAGAGGACAGGCTGCCCGATGCAAATGGTACCAACCTTCGTACCGGGCCGTTGGCATCCTATAAGGCTAAAACGGTGGACTTGCTGCAGCAAAAGGAGCAGTCTCTTAAGTTTATTGTGCCCGAGGATTTGAAGAACGGGGTTTTCAGTGTGGAAATGACGGATGTCAATAATGAAAAGGCTTATTTTTATCTGAACGTTCCGATTGTCCGTTGGGCTTTGAGCGAGGATGGTGAATGTGCGGTTGCCGGAGATTATCTCAGGGTTCAGGGAAAGAATCTTTTACGGGATAAGGACAAGGCGCATGCTGTACTTGTTCCGCTAAAAGGCGGAAAAAATGTAAGATGCAAGGTTACGGATTTTTTTGACGACTTTTCCGTAAGTGTTGATATTCCGGACAACACGCCATTAGGCACATATTATTTGTATTACCATAACGGAATGGGGGGAAAGACAGCATGGAGCGAACCTTTGCGGATAGATGTGGTGTCTAAATCTCCTGACTGGTGGGGTGTGAAAGTATTTAATGTGATGGACTACGGTGCCGTGGGCGATGGCGTCCATAATGAAACCGCAGCTTTCCGTGCAGCTCTTCATGCTGCCGGACAAAATGGTGGCGGTAAGGTATATGTGCCGAGAGGCAGATATATGCTTACGGGTGAGCTCATTCTTTCTCCAAACACATTGATTGAGGGAGAATCAAAGGAGCTGACTCATATTTTCTGGAATCCTCTCAATTGGGATTTGTATGAATTGCCTAACAGCCTTATTAGCGGAACTCATCATTTCGGTTTGAGAAACTTAGTAATGTGGTCTTCACGTGCGTGGGGAGTCATCATGTCTACGGGTCCCGTGGAAGAACAAGGGACGATATTGCTCGAAAATCTGATTGTGCGTCAGACAGGACAGCTCAGCGGTATGATATATCAGGTGAAGTCGAATAGGGATCAAGTAGAGGCGGAGTTTCACAGCAGATGGAGCAAAACAGGGATAATTCTTCGTGGCAAGAATCTTAAAGTAAGGAATTGCGTCTTCAATTCAGCCGGCATGTACACTTTCTATGCAGCGGGAGGATTTGTCCAAAATTGCCGTTTCGAGAGACATACCACAGGTACTAACCAACCATATATGCTGGTACATCCAAAAGGGTTGATATTCGAAGATTGTTATAAGCAGGGGGACGGTTTTGGGTATGCTTCAAGTATTGACGAAAGCAGGAACCTTTATGAAGCACGCAATTATATTCCGTTCGATTATACCAATGACCGCGAGTGTATGACTCTTGATGGCGGTAGCGGCGGATATTACGGACCTGTAAAATCCGTCGAGGGTAATATAATTACTATCCCAGAAGATGCGGAAACCAATCAATGGACTGAAAACCACTGGAATGGCGGAGGAGTCTATATTATTAACGGGACGGGAGCCGGGCAGTTCAGACGTATCCGCAGCCATACTCTGACAAAAATTGAGTTGGATCAGCCGTTTCTTGTACAACCGGATGCCACATCTGAAATAAGTGTTACCACCGTAAGGCATCATTTGTATTTCATCAATAATGAGGCAGTCGATGTAGGAGCTTATCAGTTGTATGGTTCTGTACAGAATTGTGTGATTTCCGGTATGACGATGACACGGTGTAACGGAATTGTAGGCAGAGGATCGCTGTTGTATCGGGGGAAACAGCCTGAGTGGTATATCGATATCGTCAATTGCCGTCTTAAGGAGGGTAATTACAGTCATTGGTTCGGTATTGATGACAGAGGGCATTCCGGTCACCAAAGTATAAATCTAATCGGCAGCGGAGGAACCGGTATGAGCATAGGCACTGTTATCAGGAGGAATGTACTTAGTGAATATAGTTATATCCGTACTTCCCCGGGAGCCAATCCGGATGCGGTAACGGACGTTATAATCGAAGACAACTCGTTTGATATCGCAAAGAATGCCATATTGTTGGGTGGAAATGCCACTAATACGTCTGGTGTTCTGATTCATAACAACAGATACAATGAGGTAGACAAAAGATTGGAAACCAATGTTAATAAAGATAGTTACCTTGTCATCGATGACAACCTATGA
- a CDS encoding FAD-dependent oxidoreductase: MITKNIAKNRTFTNVVLNADYVVAGGGLTGVCSAIAAAREGLRVVLIQDRPVLGGNASSEVRLWALGATSHMGNNNRWSREGGIIDEILVENVYRNKEGNPVLFDMVLMDKVLTEKNITLLLNTTLYKVDKSNDRNISSVTAINSQNGTEYSISGQIFADCTGDGTLGYLTGASFRMGAEDRTVYGEEFAPDKQEYGELLGHSILFYIKDIGKPVEYTAPNFALKDVETLIPKLQNPNYFNVNQLGCKYWWLEYGGRLDTILDTEEIKYELWKVVYGVWDYIKNSGKFPQAKTLTLEWVGLFPGKRESRRFNGLYTLTQQDIINQSTHYDAVAYGGWAIDLHPADGVYAGGNGCHQWHSKGVYQIPYRCYVTPDLDNLFVGGRIISSSHVANGTTRVMCTSALGGEVIGRAASICLSKGYKPIDLVDRDRIGLLQSLLVKNGNFIPGIAVAVEDNLADSAEISVSSVLELDDLPADGTWFGLDYPIAQLIPVNGKVPVVRMNVKADNATRLVMELRSSSKSENYTPDTIDAVLEFDLKKDENEIVADFSYSYATPRYAFICLMKNPEISVPMSGRLVTGLTAVYNYINPAVSNFGKQVPPEGIGVEEFEFWCPKRRPESKNIAMSFAPPLASFSSENLRNSYYRPYIGTNAWVAAFDDARPEVCFKWDGRKQIKTIILYFDTDTDQAMETVQMGHFDACVPTCYREYIVRDSEGKELYHITGNHQTLNVLELDQPVTTDAIYVNFVRPCGDVCPGLMGVYVC, from the coding sequence ATGATAACAAAGAATATAGCGAAAAACAGAACTTTTACAAATGTAGTATTGAATGCGGACTATGTGGTAGCTGGAGGTGGACTTACGGGGGTGTGCAGTGCAATTGCCGCCGCCCGTGAAGGACTTCGGGTTGTCCTTATACAGGATCGTCCCGTACTTGGAGGCAATGCTTCCAGTGAAGTTCGCCTCTGGGCATTAGGTGCCACTTCACACATGGGTAACAACAACCGGTGGTCACGTGAAGGAGGCATCATTGATGAAATCCTTGTAGAAAATGTATACCGCAATAAGGAGGGGAATCCTGTGCTTTTTGACATGGTGCTGATGGATAAGGTATTGACAGAAAAAAATATCACCTTGCTTCTTAACACAACCTTGTATAAGGTTGATAAGAGCAATGATCGGAACATATCTTCTGTTACGGCTATAAATTCGCAGAACGGGACAGAATACTCTATTTCAGGACAGATATTTGCAGACTGTACCGGAGATGGTACGTTAGGTTATCTTACCGGGGCATCATTCAGAATGGGGGCGGAAGACAGAACTGTGTATGGTGAAGAATTTGCACCGGACAAGCAAGAGTATGGAGAATTGCTCGGGCACAGCATATTGTTCTATATTAAAGACATTGGCAAGCCGGTGGAATATACCGCTCCAAACTTTGCGTTAAAGGATGTCGAAACATTGATACCGAAGTTACAGAATCCAAATTATTTCAATGTAAATCAATTGGGCTGTAAATATTGGTGGCTTGAGTATGGCGGACGCCTCGATACTATTCTGGACACGGAGGAAATCAAATACGAATTATGGAAAGTTGTCTATGGTGTCTGGGATTATATAAAGAATTCAGGGAAATTTCCTCAGGCAAAGACCCTGACGCTTGAATGGGTGGGACTTTTCCCGGGTAAACGTGAAAGCCGCAGGTTCAACGGTCTTTATACTCTGACGCAGCAGGATATTATCAACCAGTCAACCCACTATGATGCGGTGGCATATGGTGGATGGGCAATTGATCTTCATCCTGCGGATGGTGTGTATGCTGGAGGAAATGGCTGTCATCAGTGGCACAGCAAAGGTGTCTATCAGATTCCTTACCGTTGCTATGTAACTCCGGACCTTGATAACCTTTTCGTGGGTGGGCGCATCATTTCCTCAAGCCACGTGGCAAACGGTACTACTCGAGTCATGTGTACGTCGGCTCTCGGTGGAGAAGTCATTGGACGTGCCGCGTCAATTTGTCTTTCAAAGGGATATAAGCCGATAGACCTTGTTGATAGGGACAGGATAGGTTTGTTGCAATCACTCCTTGTTAAAAACGGAAACTTTATACCGGGTATTGCTGTGGCGGTTGAGGACAATCTTGCCGACTCTGCGGAAATATCGGTGTCATCCGTGCTTGAACTTGACGATTTGCCAGCCGACGGTACCTGGTTTGGATTAGACTATCCTATTGCTCAACTCATACCGGTGAATGGTAAAGTGCCGGTGGTCAGGATGAATGTAAAGGCAGATAATGCAACAAGGCTTGTTATGGAATTGAGAAGTTCATCCAAGAGTGAGAACTACACTCCGGATACTATTGATGCAGTTCTGGAATTCGATTTGAAAAAAGATGAGAATGAGATTGTTGCAGACTTTTCCTATTCATACGCGACTCCGCGTTATGCTTTTATCTGCCTGATGAAAAATCCTGAGATTTCAGTGCCGATGAGCGGGCGGTTAGTCACAGGATTGACTGCCGTGTATAACTACATAAACCCTGCCGTGTCGAATTTCGGAAAGCAGGTTCCACCTGAAGGAATAGGGGTGGAGGAATTTGAATTCTGGTGTCCGAAACGCCGTCCGGAGAGCAAGAATATAGCGATGTCGTTTGCCCCGCCTCTTGCGTCTTTCAGCTCGGAAAATTTAAGGAATTCTTATTACCGTCCGTATATAGGTACTAATGCCTGGGTAGCAGCTTTCGATGATGCAAGACCTGAAGTATGTTTCAAGTGGGATGGGAGGAAACAAATTAAAACCATTATCTTGTACTTCGATACCGATACGGATCAGGCAATGGAGACCGTCCAGATGGGGCATTTCGATGCCTGTGTCCCGACTTGCTACAGGGAGTACATAGTCCGGGATTCAGAGGGCAAGGAACTTTATCATATTACAGGCAATCATCAGACACTCAATGTGCTTGAACTTGATCAGCCGGTGACGACCGACGCCATTTATGTCAACTTTGTCCGTCCTTGTGGTGATGTCTGTCCGGGGCTTATGGGAGTGTATGTGTGTTAA
- a CDS encoding sodium:solute symporter family protein yields the protein MNILDCITIILFSIGVLITGVSFSKTGKDMKSFFSGGGNVPWGMSGLSLFMGFFSAGTFVVWGSIAYSYGMVSIIIQLTMAVAGYAVGTWIAPRWHRTRSLTAAEYITGRLGVKTQKTYTYIFLAVSVFTTGSFLYPVAKIVEVTTGIPLTTAIFALGAFSMVYVALGGLRGVVVTDVLQFVILFAAVVIAVPLAFDKIGGVGTFFEKVPEGFFELFEGEYTPGFVIAFAVYNMFFLGGNWAYVQRYTSVKTERDSRKTGWLFGVLYTISPILWMLIPMIYRVYNPSLSGLENEGAYLLMCKEAMPDGLLGLMLGGMIFATASSLNATLNISAGVVTNDIFKRMRPDASEKTLMNVARISTWGFGIMAIIVALLIRSMGGIVHVVISVAALTGVPVYLPVIWSLFSKRQTARTILSATFISLAINLIFKFVTPHFGLALDRTWEMIVGTAVPVILLTGIEVVLKAKEFIAPEYMAYISGRNVRMHQEDAGDTEESKRTNRFTQKVLGIGLGLSGVLITVLGFIAEENIVVPVAVGLVVALIGIYLLILSLRRPL from the coding sequence ATGAATATACTTGATTGCATAACCATTATCCTATTTTCGATAGGAGTGTTGATTACAGGAGTGTCTTTTTCCAAGACAGGAAAGGATATGAAAAGTTTTTTCTCAGGTGGCGGCAACGTACCGTGGGGAATGAGTGGACTTTCATTGTTCATGGGATTTTTCTCGGCAGGAACTTTCGTCGTGTGGGGGTCGATAGCCTATTCGTATGGAATGGTATCAATCATTATCCAGCTTACAATGGCTGTTGCCGGGTATGCCGTAGGCACATGGATTGCTCCCCGATGGCATCGTACCCGCAGTCTCACGGCTGCCGAATACATAACGGGCCGTCTTGGTGTCAAGACACAGAAGACATATACCTATATTTTTTTGGCTGTGTCGGTTTTTACTACGGGTTCGTTTCTTTATCCCGTAGCTAAAATAGTCGAAGTTACTACGGGTATTCCTCTGACCACAGCTATCTTCGCTTTAGGGGCATTCAGCATGGTTTATGTTGCTCTCGGAGGTTTGCGAGGAGTGGTTGTGACTGATGTCCTTCAGTTCGTAATTCTTTTTGCGGCAGTGGTGATAGCTGTTCCGCTTGCTTTCGACAAGATTGGTGGAGTCGGTACATTTTTCGAAAAGGTTCCGGAAGGATTTTTCGAACTCTTTGAAGGTGAGTACACTCCCGGGTTCGTGATAGCCTTTGCTGTCTATAATATGTTTTTCCTCGGAGGCAACTGGGCTTATGTTCAGAGGTATACTTCAGTAAAGACGGAAAGGGATTCACGGAAAACAGGTTGGCTTTTCGGTGTGCTCTACACAATCAGTCCGATTCTGTGGATGTTGATACCCATGATTTACCGAGTCTATAATCCGTCATTGTCAGGTCTTGAAAACGAAGGGGCATATCTTCTGATGTGCAAGGAAGCCATGCCCGACGGATTGCTTGGTCTGATGCTCGGAGGAATGATTTTCGCAACAGCGAGTTCTCTCAATGCCACTCTGAACATATCGGCAGGTGTGGTTACCAACGACATATTCAAGAGAATGCGTCCTGATGCTTCTGAAAAGACATTAATGAACGTGGCGAGGATTTCCACATGGGGATTCGGAATAATGGCTATTATTGTAGCGCTTCTGATACGCTCTATGGGAGGCATTGTACACGTTGTAATCAGCGTGGCGGCATTGACGGGAGTTCCGGTTTACCTTCCTGTGATATGGTCTTTGTTCTCAAAGCGGCAAACTGCGCGCACGATACTCTCAGCGACATTTATAAGCCTTGCCATCAACTTGATATTCAAGTTTGTGACTCCGCATTTCGGCTTGGCTCTTGATAGGACATGGGAAATGATAGTCGGTACCGCGGTTCCTGTAATACTGCTTACCGGGATTGAGGTGGTGCTGAAGGCAAAAGAATTCATAGCTCCGGAATATATGGCCTATATTTCAGGACGGAATGTAAGGATGCATCAGGAAGACGCAGGCGATACTGAAGAGTCTAAACGGACTAACAGGTTTACACAGAAAGTGTTGGGCATTGGTCTCGGACTGTCCGGTGTGCTTATTACAGTTCTCGGTTTCATTGCGGAGGAAAACATTGTCGTACCTGTCGCTGTTGGGTTAGTTGTGGCATTGATAGGAATCTATTTGCTTATTTTATCATTGCGCCGTCCGCTTTAG
- a CDS encoding PepSY-like domain-containing protein → MKLKMYLALLAMGMLGLQSCSDDDDDLPNSKVPEAVRSAFDNSFSNAANLSWETKTVSQGQFYKAEFNNKSDNGYKTEAWYMADGSWYMTETEMPYSDIPQAIKTSFESSEYASWKRDNEVERIERAGTEKEIIYIIEVESAQDVDMDLHYSADGILIKAVNDDGDGNNESLLPDAPSGTVTAVTEFIQKNYPNARIVEIEQEKGMIEVDIIHENRSKEVLFNTSYEWISTSWDVYVLPIKVTEAINASQYSGYAVDDTEYVETPTGNYYWIELEQGEKEVKVKINENGEFI, encoded by the coding sequence ATGAAACTGAAAATGTATTTAGCCTTATTGGCGATGGGCATGTTAGGCCTGCAAAGTTGTAGCGATGATGATGACGATCTTCCAAACTCCAAAGTACCCGAAGCCGTACGCAGTGCATTCGACAACAGTTTTTCCAACGCCGCTAACCTGAGTTGGGAAACAAAAACCGTCTCACAAGGACAATTCTACAAAGCGGAATTCAACAACAAGAGCGACAACGGTTATAAGACGGAAGCCTGGTATATGGCAGACGGCTCATGGTACATGACTGAAACAGAAATGCCATATAGCGATATTCCGCAAGCAATAAAGACTTCTTTCGAAAGCAGTGAATACGCTTCCTGGAAGAGAGATAATGAAGTGGAGCGCATTGAACGTGCCGGAACTGAAAAAGAGATCATCTACATCATAGAAGTGGAATCGGCACAGGACGTAGATATGGATCTGCATTATTCAGCAGACGGTATCCTCATTAAAGCCGTGAATGATGACGGTGATGGCAATAACGAATCATTGCTACCGGATGCCCCGTCGGGTACGGTTACTGCCGTAACGGAATTCATACAGAAGAATTATCCCAATGCCCGCATTGTTGAGATTGAACAGGAGAAAGGAATGATTGAAGTGGACATCATACATGAAAACCGAAGCAAAGAAGTATTGTTCAACACAAGCTATGAATGGATTTCAACCTCATGGGATGTATATGTACTCCCGATTAAAGTGACAGAAGCCATTAATGCCTCACAATATAGCGGCTATGCAGTGGATGATACCGAATATGTTGAAACTCCTACCGGAAACTACTACTGGATAGAATTGGAGCAAGGAGAAAAGGAAGTGAAAGTAAAGATCAACGAAAACGGGGAGTTTATTTAA
- a CDS encoding DUF418 domain-containing protein, translating to MVQELEKRTRIDVADVLRGLAVMGIIVLHSIEHFNFYSFPDTSTQSAWLNFSDKAIWDGLFFMFGGKAYAVFALLFGFSFFIQDNNQRMRGNDFRLRFCWRLILLFILGNINAAFFTAEVLVLYSLVGFILPLTCRLKDKWLFILACVLLIQPLPLYYVIHACVDPSFVTPSIPTGSYWGAAFQVQSHGTFLETLRVNLWEGQIASLAWAWDHGRVFQTAALFLFGLLIGRRELFLKENLKFWNKVLCGALIAFFPLYGLGNMLPDFIANKSILTPLLLIITSLSKFAFMLILVSGVIFAFYRTNLHDWLMKITPYGKMSLTNYITQSIIGSLLFYNWGLALHSQLGITASFLVGVVLFIVQLAFCRWWMSRHAHGPLEYLWKRATWLK from the coding sequence ATGGTACAGGAATTGGAAAAACGCACCCGTATTGACGTAGCCGATGTGCTGCGCGGACTCGCCGTTATGGGCATCATTGTATTACACTCCATTGAACACTTTAATTTCTATTCATTTCCCGATACGAGCACTCAGAGTGCGTGGCTTAACTTTTCAGATAAAGCCATTTGGGACGGACTCTTTTTCATGTTCGGAGGAAAGGCTTATGCTGTGTTTGCCCTGCTTTTTGGGTTTAGTTTCTTTATTCAGGATAATAATCAGCGTATGCGTGGCAATGATTTTCGTTTGCGTTTCTGCTGGCGATTGATATTATTATTCATTCTTGGTAATATAAATGCGGCCTTTTTCACGGCTGAAGTATTGGTGCTCTATTCTTTAGTCGGATTCATTTTACCACTTACCTGTCGGCTAAAAGATAAATGGCTGTTTATTCTGGCATGTGTGCTTCTGATACAGCCATTACCACTTTATTATGTGATACATGCTTGTGTAGACCCTTCTTTTGTGACTCCCTCTATTCCGACTGGTAGCTACTGGGGAGCTGCTTTCCAGGTGCAGAGCCACGGTACATTTCTTGAAACCCTGCGTGTGAATTTGTGGGAAGGGCAGATTGCCAGTCTTGCATGGGCTTGGGACCATGGACGTGTGTTTCAGACTGCCGCTCTTTTCCTGTTTGGTTTGTTGATAGGACGTCGGGAGCTTTTCCTGAAGGAGAATCTGAAGTTTTGGAATAAGGTACTTTGTGGTGCTCTTATCGCTTTCTTCCCTCTGTATGGATTGGGCAATATGTTGCCGGACTTCATTGCTAATAAGTCTATTCTTACCCCCTTGTTACTTATCATAACTTCCCTGTCCAAGTTTGCATTTATGCTGATATTGGTGTCGGGTGTTATCTTTGCTTTCTATCGGACAAACCTACACGACTGGTTGATGAAGATTACTCCTTACGGTAAGATGAGCCTTACAAATTATATTACTCAGAGCATTATTGGTTCGTTGTTGTTCTATAATTGGGGACTTGCGCTTCACTCTCAGTTGGGCATAACAGCCAGCTTCCTGGTAGGGGTAGTGCTCTTCATCGTGCAGCTCGCTTTCTGCCGGTGGTGGATGAGCCGTCATGCGCACGGGCCGCTGGAATATTTGTGGAAGCGGGCGACTTGGTTGAAATAA